One Benincasa hispida cultivar B227 chromosome 5, ASM972705v1, whole genome shotgun sequence genomic window carries:
- the LOC120077360 gene encoding S-type anion channel SLAH1-like — protein SVKMDHQNEIKKASIFLQLLAKFHAGYFRISMSLCGQALLWKILKQPIQNENSLRKILRLLPNTAFLLLWSITLFILASLSLIYILRCFFHFKLVKSEFLHRVGVNYLFAPWISWLLLLQSSPFKSLIPNQILMWAFVIPIVVLDVKIYGQWFTKGKRFLSTVANPTSQLSVIGNLAGARAAAVMGWRESALCMFSLGMAHYLVLFVTLYQRLSGSDSLPATLRPVFFLFFAAPSMASLAWSSINGGFDAFSKMLFFLSVFLFVSLVSRPGLFRKSMRKFSVAWWAYSFPLSVLALACNEYAKEVEAEAAHVFALLLALLSVLVCLFLMIVTVLRSNSLIPVTSPEISSDSSSAEP, from the coding sequence TCTGTGAAGATGGAtcatcaaaatgaaataaaaaaagcaTCCATTTTCCTTCAactcttagccaaatttcatgCTGGTTACTTCAGAATCAGCATGTCCCTTTGTGGGCAAGCCTTGTTATGGAAGATCCTCAAACaaccaattcaaaatgaaaattctCTTAGAAAAATCCTTCGCTTGCTACCCAATACAGCTTTCTTGTTGTTATGGTCAATAACTCTGTTCATTTTAGCTTCCCTTTCTTTGATTTACATTCTAAGATGTTTCTTCCATTTCAAATTGGTTAAATCAGAGTTTTTACATAGAGTGGGTGTAAATTACCTCTTTGCACCATGGATTTCATGGCTTCTTTTACTTCAATCTTCACCATTTAAATCTCTAATTCCCAATCAAATTCTCATGTGGGCATTTGTTATTCCAATAGTTGTACTGGATGTGAAAATTTATGGTCAATGGTTCACAAAAGGGAAGAGATTTTTGTCCACTGTAGCAAACCCCACTAGCCAACTTTCAGTGATCGGAAACTTGGCTGGAGCTCGGGCGGCGGCGGTGATGGGGTGGAGGGAAAGTGCACTCTGTATGTTCTCTCTTGGAATGGCACATTATTTGGTACTTTTTGTGACACTTTATCAAAGATTATCAGGAAGCGATAGCCTTCCAGCCACTTTGAGGCCagttttcttcttgttctttgCAGCTCCAAGTATGGCAAGCTTAGCTTGGAGTTCCATTAATGGAGGATTTGATGCATTTTCAAAAATGCTGTtttttctctctgtttttctgTTTGTGTCACTTGTTTCAAGGCCAGGGCTTTTTAGAAAATCTATGAGGAAATTCAGTGTGGCATGGTGGGCCTATTCTTTCCCTCTCTCGGTTCTTGCTTTGGCTTGCAATGAATATGCTAAAGAAGTTGAAGCTGAAGCTGCGCATGTTTTTGctcttcttttggctcttctcTCTGTTTTGGTGTGTCTGTTTTTGATGATTGTTACAGTTTTAAGGAGTAATTCATTGATTCCGGTGACCTCGCCGGAGATCAGTTCCGACAGTAGCAGTGCCGAGCCATGA